In Solea senegalensis isolate Sse05_10M linkage group LG6, IFAPA_SoseM_1, whole genome shotgun sequence, one genomic interval encodes:
- the LOC122770988 gene encoding uncharacterized protein LOC122770988 — MPTSARPDGISDSCSAFRSVDDERFSAVGCSFAPVPAPSPQPQSESDSDLCEVSPSVEERRGVHHGGPAGDGDVQGYHDNGRFPVRVGSNDVRQSGEWLLGSRNGPDSHKCFGALGSVSSAETLPAISPRPSCSGENRQLHCGSLCQPSGRHSLTTVTQVGSGDDTVEQHQAPLTQGDTCAGSSEQRGGLDVSWESSVRGMVSAPAGCGPDLEEIRPSRRRSLRLAGKRPLSAVFLPVGHHCTSRCGCSGSPLAKRAALRIPSPQSDFPHPGQGEGAESVSHTGGAKMAVQTLGGGNSSDVGGRPLASAHTQRPPVPGTRGDLPPPPRPRGALGLARERFNLDAAGLPPQVIDTIQSARASSTRALYGCKWRVFEEWCESRLTVPFQCSVVDLLCFLQELVDKGRAFSTVKVYLAAISACHVGFGDKPVGQHPLVCRFMKGARRKLPVSRHLVPLWDLLVVLDALSQHPFEPLEAVGMKFVSLKTVLLLALSTAKRVSDLQALSIRPSCLQFGPGLSKVCLRPNPAFVPKVVESAYRCPTVELLAFHPPPFSSTEEQRLNTLCPVRALQSYVSRTADFRRTDQLFVSWSTTHKGKPLSRQRLSHWIVEAISVAYSCKGLLPPQGLRAHSTRSIAASWALFRGVSVQDICAAASWATPHTFVKFYRLDVSGPSLAQVVLGAGAPGLE; from the coding sequence ATGCCTACGTCTGCTCGGCCTGATGGCATCAGTGATAGCTGTAGTGCATTTAGGTCTGTTGATGATGAGAGATTTTCAGCGGTGGGTTGCAGCTTTGCACCTGTGCCCGCGCCGTCACCTCAACCGCAGAGTGAAAGTGACTCGGACCTGTGTGAAGTCTCTCCGTCAGTGGAGGAACGCAGGGGCGTTCACCACGGGGGTCCCGCTGGGGACGGTGACGTCCAGGGTTACCATGACAACGGACGCTTCCCTGTCAGGGTGGGGAGCAACGATGTCAGGCAGAGCGGTGAATGGCTCCTGGGGTCCAGAAATGGCCCAGATTCACATAAATGTTTTGGAGCTCTGGGCAGTGTTTCTAGCGCTGAAACACTTCCTGCAATTTCTCCGAGGCCGTCATGTTCTGGTGAAAACAGACAACTCCACTGTGGTAGCCTATGTCAACCGTCAGGGAGGCACTCGCTCACTACGGTTACACAAGTTGGCTCGGGAGATGATACTGTGGAGCAGCACCAGGCTCCTCTCACTCAGGGCGACACATGTGCCGGGAGTTCTGAACAGAGGGGCGGACTTGATGTCTCGTGGGAATCCTCTGTACGGGGAATGGTCTCTGCACCCGCAGGTTGTGGACCAGATTTGGAAGAGATACGGCCGAGCCGCCGTAGATCTCTTCGCCTCGCAGGAAAACGCCCGCTGTccgctgtttttctccctgtcgGACATCACTGCACCTCTCGGTGTGGATGCTCTGGCTCACCCTTGGCCAAACGTGCTGCTCTACGCATTCCCTCCCCTCAGTCTGATTTCCCCCACCCTGGCCAGGGTGAGGGAGCAGAATCTGTCTCTCATACTGGTGGCGCCAAGATGGCCGTCCAAACACTGGGTGGCGGAAATAGTTCAGATGTTGGCGGGCGACCCCTGGCCTCTGCCCATACGCAGAGACCTCCTGTCCCAGGCACGCGGGGAGATTTACCACCCCCACCCAGACCGCGTGGCGCTCTGGGCCTGGCCCGTGAGAGGTTTAATTTGGACGCAGCAGGACTGCCTCCGCAGGTTATAGACACCATTCAGAGTGCAAGGGCTTCCTCCACCCGTGCTTTGTACGGCTGTAAATGGCGGGTTTTCGAGGAATGGTGTGAGTCTAGACTCACAGTCCCTTTTCAGTGTTCAGTTGTGgacctgttgtgttttctacagGAGCTGGTGGATAAAGGAAGAGCTTTTTCCACAGTAAAAGTGTACCTCGCTGCCATCTCAGCATGTCACGTGGGTTTTGGTGATAAACCGGTGGGACAGCACCCCCTGGTTTGTCGCTTTATGAAAGGTGCACGTCGAAAGCTCCCAGTTTCTAGGCACCTGGTTCCACTGTGGGACCTTCTGGTGGTGCTGGATGCCCTTTCTCAGCATCCCTTTGAGCCTTTGGAGGCTGTGGGgatgaagtttgtgtctctgaaaaCGGTTCTGCTTTTGGCTTTGTCTACGGCGAAGCGCGTGAGCGACCTTCAGGCGTTGTCTATCCGcccttcctgtctacagttcgGTCCGGGACTCTCCAAGGTTTGCTTGCGGCCCAATCCGGCTTTTGTGCCTAAGGTGGTGGAGTCGGCTTACAGGTGTCCCACAGTAGAGTTGCTGGCTTTTCACCCGCCTCCATTCTCCTCGACGGAGGAGCAGAGGCTTAACACTTTGTGTCCGGTGAGGGCTCTGCAGTCCTACGTGAGTAGGACGGCAGATTTCAGGCGTACTGACCAGCTGTTTGTTTCCTGGTCCACTACCCATAAGGGCAAGCCATTGTCCCGCCAGAGGCTGTCTCACTGGATTGTGGAGGCCATTTCTGTGGCGTACAGTTGCAAAGGTTTGCTGCCGCCCCAGGGTTTGCGTGCTCATTCCACCAGGAGTATAGCTGCTTCCTGGGCTCTGTTTAGAGGGGTGTCTGTTCAGGATATTTGTGCTGCGGCGAGCTGGGCTACGCCTCACACCTTTGTCAAGTTTTACAGGCTAGATGTCTCTGGTCCTTCTTTGGCCCAAGTGGTGCTCGGTGCCGGTGCTCCGGGGTTGGAGTGA